In one window of Bombus fervidus isolate BK054 chromosome 4, iyBomFerv1, whole genome shotgun sequence DNA:
- the LOC139986872 gene encoding uncharacterized protein, translating into MSPASQGGVEVERYIGSCLISSSIRPGSHKPIVGRKQEAVIRGKTRGCYGTVNFPSGTEQCQVQYGPGGWTGAPLISMTSSPRRCTQRSSPSLGQQQQQQQQSPSPQQQQQQQACDQQVSVHLHKNPLSRLAIHTQGAPLILANRFHNRGKIHNSGNANGIANAVCSNTGAVNSYVHNNVATVTSNCTMNNSVRCPPSRPQRPIELGKKQQTNAKSSDCTATKETANTGNNIANIDSLSIASDESSGSNNSENSLPRIIKPRKRRKKDRKPPNNTVASVEAKHDEQQQQSNSSVANEQPSAGSLKPYVPACYEQRYEAAPHLRNHRRPPIARERTTGSMSVQEIVDARQRYPHRHVEVKVLDDNRNIVVPAQMRTIPPKGYRHNGHHHHHNHAVNGNGNNVLRYLHEYNEPTATTGCEDGINDELGPCQCRYCDPAALIWDVEQNCYSPFLTPSPSTDFCPGHFPQMPLFLSRPSLNCPEQSIERLFNGDNVPRAHQEKDGTTGVVLRRSWSDPTSYFSEEISTPSKDFGVIGDRGQTESGKRRTLWRGDSIGIPVSNVGPSGMDVNGSTVQSPKELEVSTEIITSPNGHRDLEIKFYSPSPNAPISEQKKCMFAEEVDEDEEDFSDIWSYHESKLQQDFRTLLQAEE; encoded by the coding sequence ATGAGCCCGGCCTCCCAGGGCGGCGTGGAGGTGGAGCGTTACATCGGTAGTTGTTTGATATCGTCGAGCATCAGGCCAGGATCGCACAAGCCAATCGTCGGTAGGAAACAGGAAGCTGTGATTCGCGGGAAAACGCGAGGCTGTTACGGAACTGTGAACTTCCCGAGCGGAACGGAACAATGTCAGGTGCAGTACGGACCTGGCGGTTGGACGGGCGCTCCGTTGATATCTATGACGTCCAGCCCTCGCAGATGCACGCAGAGATCGTCGCCGTCGCTCGgtcagcagcaacagcaacagcaacaatcACCGTCGCcgcaacagcaacagcaacagcaggCTTGCGATCAGCAGGTATCGGTTCATCTACACAAGAATCCACTTTCTAGATTGGCCATTCACACGCAGGGAGCGCCGCTAATCCTGGCCAATCGGTTTCACAATCGCGGCAAGATACATAACAGCGGGAACGCTAATGGCATTGCTAATGCGGTGTGCAGCAATACGGGCGCGGTGAATAGTTACGTTCACAATAACGTGGCTACCGTGACATCGAACTGTACGATGAACAACTCGGTGAGGTGTCCACCGTCGCGGCCCCAGAGGCCGATAGAGCTCGGGAAGAAACAACAGACGAACGCGAAATCGTCGGATTGCACGGCGACCAAGGAAACGGCGAACACAGGAAACAACATAGCGAATATCGATTCATTGAGTATCGCGAGCGACGAGAGTTCAGGGTCGAACAATTCCGAGAACAGCTTACCACGAATCATCAAGCCGCGAAAGCGCAGGAAGAAGGACAGAAAACCGCCGAACAACACGGTGGCCTCCGTGGAAGCGAAACACGACGAGCAACAGCAACAGTCAAATTCGAGCGTGGCCAACGAACAACCGAGCGCGGGTTCTTTAAAACCGTACGTGCCGGCTTGTTACGAGCAACGTTACGAAGCCGCGCCTCACCTTAGAAACCATAGAAGGCCACCCATAGCGAGAGAAAGGACAACGGGCAGCATGTCGGTGCAAGAGATAGTTGACGCGAGGCAAAGGTATCCGCACCGGCACGTGGAGGTGAAAGTGTTGGACGACAACAGAAACATCGTTGTGCCGGCGCAAATGCGCACCATTCCGCCAAAGGGTTACAGACATAACGGCCATCACCATCACCATAATCACGCCGTCAATGGCAACGGCAACAACGTTCTGCGCTATCTGCACGAATACAACGAGCCGACGGCGACGACAGGCTGCGAGGACGGCATCAACGACGAATTAGGGCCGTGCCAGTGCCGGTACTGCGATCCCGCGGCTCTCATATGGGACGTGGAACAGAACTGTTACTCGCCCTTCTTGACCCCGTCACCGTCGACCGACTTCTGTCCCGGCCACTTCCCGCAGATGCCGCTATTCTTGTCCCGGCCGAGCCTCAATTGTCCGGAGCAGAGTATCGAGAGGCTTTTCAACGGCGATAACGTTCCTCGAGCCCATCAAGAGAAAGACGGCACCACCGGTGTCGTATTAAGGCGCAGCTGGAGCGATCCGACCAGTTATTTCAGCGAGGAGATCAGCACGCCTAGCAAAGACTTCGGCGTGATCGGTGACAGGGGACAGACGGAGAGCGGGAAACGCCGAACGCTGTGGCGCGGCGACTCTATCGGTATTCCTGTGAGTAACGTTGGACCATCCGGTATGGACGTGAACGGTAGTACCGTACAGTCGCCGAAGGAGCTGGAAGTTTCGACGGAGATCATCACGTCGCCGAACGGCCACAGAGATTTGGAGATAAAGTTTTACTCGCCGTCACCGAACGCGCCGATATCGGAGCAGAAGAAATGTATGTTCGCGGAGGAGGTGGACGAAGACGAGGAAGATTTCAGCGACATTTGGAGCTACCACGAGTCAAAGCTGCAACAGGATTTCCGCACGTTGCTACAAGCGGAGGAATGA